TCCAGGAAGCCAGGGCTGCCGTCATGAGCTTTCCCTTTGCCTTCAAAGCGGCGCCCAGGGCGTTTACAAAACCCGCGTAGTGTTCATTGATCAGGTCATTCTCCAAGTCCACGTCCACCCCATCGAAGTTGTGTTTATCCATGAGGGCGGTGATGCCCGATATCAGCATTCCGCTGTTTGCCGGCGTGATCATCGCAGCCAGATGCGCAGGCGGCTCTCCGCCGCCGATGGAAATGAATACCCGTACCTGCCGTTCATGCGCTTTTTTCACGAGCTGATGTACATTGTCATTGACGAAGAATTGTCCCGATGCATCCGGGTTCATAAAAGCAAGGTTGAGGTCAGTGATCTTTGACAGATCGATGGATTCCGCATCCGCCACCCAGTTATTATGGCTCATGAGATAGCCGAGGACGCGGAGTTTGGCAGGTCTGTCCGGCGATGGGGATGATCTTTTGCTGCAGGCGAGGGAAATGGCGGAGAAAAGGGCACAGTAAAGCAGCAATGAAAACTTGTTCATAGTGTTGATTTGGAATGTTGATGTGAATAAGCTGAGCGGAAGAAACGAACAGGGTATCTCCCATCTCTCCATACAGCTACTGCGGGGTACACAATAACGCCTGCCCCGGGAGATCACGGGCGGAAATCGGGTAGCGCAGAAAAGTATGGATTTTGATTAATGAGAGCGAAACGAAGGTATGAATAGATTCGGGGATAAACAACAAATTGTAAATCCTGGAAAAAAATATTTTATATTGGATAATTATTAATGTTATCCTGTTTTACCCATGAAAAAAAGTTTCTCTACTTGTTATCCCTCCCTTGGTATTCCAAAATTTTACTGCCCTGCAGAACCTTTTCCGCAACTTGCTACCAACAACATCAATTAATCTCTTCTACTAAATAATCCAGAGAGTAACAATCCTTGATATATGCAACACAGAATCTATCTTTTGACCCTCACGCTATTGCTGACCGGCAAATGGTGTTTGTTTGGCCAATCTTACATCAACAACCAGCTTGACCCGGTTCAGTCCGATGCGAACTTTTCGATCTCGGGAGACGGCCGGGCCTCAAGGTTTCTTACCGCGGCTGGCACACATGAGTTGGGGACTCCGCATATTGGTCTAAATATGGGCAGTTTCTCTACCGGATCACGGCGTTGGAATATAGGGCTATTGGGAACAGAGAATGGTAACAATAGCGGTTCAAATTTCGCGATATGGGGATATGGCGATGCGGGCGCTAATGCATTCCTGCACACGTCGCTGACGATACAAAGGGCAACGGGATATATCGGTATCGGCGCAATCACACCCGCTGCGAGACTGCATATAGTCAATGGCCAACAACAGATACTGCTGGCGACAGGAACTAGTACTTCCGGTTACAACCTGAATATAGGTGTAAATGACGACGGTGTCAATCTGTCCAATAACTCTTCCGTTAGAGGGTTCAATTTCAAAAATTTCACCGGCACGCTGATGACCATCCTGGCAAACGGGAAAGTCGGTATCGGCACCACTAATCCAGGCCAGCACAGGTTAGCCGTAGAAGGCTCCATCGGCGCAAGGAAGGTAAAAGTGACACAGGGCACCTGGGCGGACCATGTATTTGCCCCTGACTACAATCTTCCCTCCCTTCAGGAGGTTGAAAAATACATCCTGGAACACCGGCATCTGCAGCATATACCCAGTGAGCAGGAAGTAAAAGAAAATGGACTAGACCTCGGTGAGATGAACAGCAAACTGCTGCAGAAAATAGAGGAACTCACCCTCTACCTGATAGCGCAGCAAAAAATTAACGATCAACAGTCTAAACGGATCGAAAAGCTGGAACAGCTTATTACAGAAAAAAATAACCACTAACTTTTATTACTGATGAAACATTTACTTTCTTCCATTTTATGGTTTATTACAACTATGCCGGTATTTGCCGCAGAAGTAACCGGATCATTTGTTGTGAATGGCGACACGGATAAATTCTACCCGGTAACATTCCTTGATGCAGGTTTTACGGCAAACGCCGCAACGGAACTGGAAATAGGCAGATCAAGCGTACACATGGATAATTCCTGGCACGGCGCGCTCATTGCAAAATTCAGGTTCCATACTTACAACTGGGGAAATGCAGTCAACTTTATTGATGCCGATCTCCGCCAGAATAACGTGCCCAATGCCACCAACAAGATATTCATTGCCGGATGGAAAGATGCGACATTATCAAACAGCACAGCGCGCATCATCATCTGGCTCAGAGGTGGACAGACTACTTATCATTATAAAGCCAACTATACCGTCACTCCCGTTGTGTACGATGGTGTGCAGAACCCGCTCCCCTTCCAGGAGCCAAACGGCCCTGCCATCACGTTTAAAACGGCCGCAGACACGAGTGTAAACACTACCGGCCTGAACTATAATCATACCATATACGCCAATGGCGTCGGACTCAACTATTTTGCCGGGAATATCGGCATCGGCACAAAAAACACCGGTACGCACAAGCTGGCTGTTGAAGGTACCATTGGCGCCAGAAAAGTAAAAGTGCAACAGGGCACCTGGGCTGATTTTGTATTCTCACCTGAACATGCATTACCATCGTTGTACGAGGTCGAAAAACATATCAACGCACACCGGCATTTGCAGGGAATACCTTCGGAAGCGGAAGTGAAACGTGAAGGCATTGATCTCGGCGAAATGGACAAACTATTACTGCAAAAGATAGAGGAACTGACCTTGTATATGATCGAATTAAAAAAAGAGAACGATCTTTTGAAAAGGAGGCTGGACAGCCTTTCGCTTGCAAAATAAAGCCTGCTGTATGTAAGCGGTCCATTGCCTTTTCAATTTACAAATTTGTTTGTGTGTATTGGTGAAAAAAAAATTTGCAACAGTTTGGGATGAATATACTTTCGATGTAAATTGCAACTCATTGTTTGTTGATTCAACTCAATCATATGCATCTTGACAAATATGATTATATAGCCGACCATACCTGTGGAAGCTTCACTTTTGAAAGCAACGGCCCACGCGGATCCATCAAAAAGATTGTCAACTATCAGGAAGCGTTTTCGTTTCCGGATGGCAAACCGGTGATCAATCTGGGATTCGGCAACTGGTATGAAGCAGAAGGCAAAGTAGATGATTATGCTATATCCAATAACCGGGACAGGGATAAGATCCTGGCAACAGTTGCATCTACCATTATTGCATACACAGATGTACACGGGAAAGTAC
This genomic stretch from Chitinophaga sp. XS-30 harbors:
- a CDS encoding glycosyl hydrolase family 18 protein, with product MNKFSLLLYCALFSAISLACSKRSSPSPDRPAKLRVLGYLMSHNNWVADAESIDLSKITDLNLAFMNPDASGQFFVNDNVHQLVKKAHERQVRVFISIGGGEPPAHLAAMITPANSGMLISGITALMDKHNFDGVDVDLENDLINEHYAGFVNALGAALKAKGKLMTAALASWNAHKIPDATLALYDFINIMSYDKTGPWNPANPGPHSPFEMAETDFRYFHITRGLSAEKLFIGLPFYGYGFGTNAPASIHYKDLITQFPGAENGDEIAVPGGGRIYYNGPATIRQKVKLALGKKAGGVMIWELKQDSRDDNSLLGAINAVIGE
- a CDS encoding tail fiber protein encodes the protein MQHRIYLLTLTLLLTGKWCLFGQSYINNQLDPVQSDANFSISGDGRASRFLTAAGTHELGTPHIGLNMGSFSTGSRRWNIGLLGTENGNNSGSNFAIWGYGDAGANAFLHTSLTIQRATGYIGIGAITPAARLHIVNGQQQILLATGTSTSGYNLNIGVNDDGVNLSNNSSVRGFNFKNFTGTLMTILANGKVGIGTTNPGQHRLAVEGSIGARKVKVTQGTWADHVFAPDYNLPSLQEVEKYILEHRHLQHIPSEQEVKENGLDLGEMNSKLLQKIEELTLYLIAQQKINDQQSKRIEKLEQLITEKNNH